In Andrena cerasifolii isolate SP2316 chromosome 11, iyAndCera1_principal, whole genome shotgun sequence, the genomic stretch AACGTCGGTCAACCACCGCCAGGACACACGCGAGGGAAATGGGTACCGGGTGCACAAACGGATATCGAATCAGGATATTGGTGCGGTCCTTGCGGCAGGAAGCTTGCTTCTCGATTGGTCTACAACAGGCATCTTCTCTCTGATTTGCACGCTAGAAGGAGCATTCGCGAAATCGACGGCGTCCCTTGCTTGCCGCGCACCGCGACGCTGCATGCCACAAAAAGGACGCCGACCCGTAATCAAGTAACGATCAGAGCGTTCATAGTTCTAGTTAATTCCCTGCTCGATAATCACCATCCTGGCAATGTTTATCAGTCTGTCGTGTCACTTTCTCCACCACCTTTCCTCGTTTTAGCGAATAGAGTAGGGTACAAACGAGCCTTTATTTATTTCGCTTTACCAGCAAAGAAACCCTTTTGTGCGTGTGTTGCAAATTGACCTGCGCGGTTGATCGACAGAGAACGAGGGAAGCCGCAGAGGGAAGGGAAGCGAAGAAAAGCTTACGCAAGAGGGAGAAGGAAATACTGTGTTGCGAGATGTGCCATGCCCGAGTGAGAAGGGCACAAATGGGCAAGCATTTGCTCTCTCATTATCATTGCCGCGTCGCAGGCGTAAATCCTCGTGGACCACGAGCGCGTCGCTTTTTACTGGAAAATATGGCAAATGTGGTTCGGCAGTGCCCCTTTCAGTGTTCCTCTTGTCGCTTTTATTGCAACACGGAGGAAACGTTTCTGCTTCATTGGCGATCCGATCTTCATGCCGGAACTCTGGAGCAGGTATCGCGCTTATCATTCCCTCGGTTTTTCTTCCATATCTTCGCAGTGTTTTCAAGTTTTTCGTCGATTCCCGGCAGATCGGTAGCAGCTACAAGTGCACCCCCTGCGACTTTTGGTGCGACGAGAACGATGCGATGGATTCCCACTTGTCGAGCACCAGCCATCGCGACGTTGTTTCGATGATGAACGGTTCCGTGCCGGTCGTGGTCGGTCGTCAACGGGCGTTGCCCTGTCATACTTGCGACCGTCGATTCCGATACAATTTCCAGCTCCGCATGCACGTTAAGGAAACCGGTCACGAAGGGAGTTCGACCGCGTCGGATGAGTACCAGCAACGGATCAAGTGCAATCGGTGTGCCCAAATCGTTCGATCGCTGGTGGCCCTTCAGCGTCATCGGCTGACATGTCACGGCTCAAAGAGCGACGAGAGGGGCGAGAGGGACAAGTCCAACGACTCTGCACCGGCCGGCGGCCCCTATTTTTGCTCCTTTTGCTCGATGAACTTCTCCACGTCTCAGGAAGCTGTCCTGCACCGCCGAACATCCAGTCACAAGGAGATCGTCAAGGCCCGCAAAAACGGCCAAGGTCTGTCGTCGACGAGTACGATGCGGGAGTGTCCTCATTGCGAGGGGAAACAGTCAAATTTGTCCGAGCACAAGGAGCATCTTCTACAAAGTCATCCCGAGCTTTGTCACAGGTAGGCGACCAGGTTGGCCAGAATTGCGGGGTTTCGCGTATGTACCTAACTGGGCGTTCAAGAGTAATCGATGTTTTTCCGCAGATGCCCCAAATGCGGCGCGCTTTTTGCGCTCTCGCAAGACGTGACGAGACACACGAGGGAGAACAACTGTCGCAGCGATAAGAAATTAAACGCCGCGAAAACGGCAGCCCTCAAAGAGGAATGGAAATGCAGCAGCTGTAGTTTCTCAACGGATTCTCAAGCGGAATTTATCTTTCACACAGCTCTTCACAGCGGGATTGTTCGAGCCGATGACGAGAATCCGGGCTGCGAGAGATCCTTGCCGAAATATTCCTGCCCCGTGTGCAAGAAGCCCTTTGCGAAGGTATCGCTGCGGAACCACATCAGGAGTCACACCGGAGAGCGGCCGTTTCCGTGCGCTAAGTGTTTCGTGTCTTTCTCGAGAAGATCGGACCTGAACGCCCATCAAAAGGAGTGCACCGGCTCGACGTCGTCGGCGGTATGGTCCAGGGAATCTGGCCGGAAACGCAGCTTCGTCTGCTCCGAGTGCAACAACGCCTTCTACACCAAGTGAGTATCGTTTGTTTCGCGATTTTACGATTCCTACGACCGATATGTGATATCGGATATCGCTTACGAGCCCCTTGATTTCAAACAGAATCATCGGtcgattaataattttaaacgaTCGTTTGAGAATGGCGCGTAAAAGTAATTGCTCGGGCACGTTGTTCGTGTACGGAGCCCCTCGATAGTTCGCATGACGTATAGCAAACATTGTACCGTGACAACAATGGGCTCAACAGAGAAAACTTGCCGCATTATCCGGCTAACAAAAGGATAGTATTTATCATGGGATTTCCAGTTAGGTACAATTATATTGCGTCGATCGTAGATCGGATACGTGGAGCGAACCGTGACCGCGTTCGACAAACAAAGTAAGGAGATCTTTTCGTGCTGGTGAACCTTTCACCGCGTTGTCTATCTTTATCCGCGGCGTTGTACTCTTGGGAGTGCGTTACGTCGATACGCGACCGTGTCGCAAATATTCCCAACTGCTGTGCACACACATACCTATTACCTACGTCCCGAAAGTCGAATCCGCCGCGCCGCATCGAATGGAGCACCAATCGAGGTATGGAAGGCTGCTTTCGCCGCGATATCTGTATACCTATCATTATCGGTGACAACGCGTGGCTCTCGATCGCTCGGCTTACGTACGCGTGTGCCATCCTGGCGAGAAGGGATCAGCGGCCCGGGGCCGGGCCCAGAGGCTAGCATGTTCTAAGTAAGGACCGTCGGATGTTCCGGGATAAACAGCAAAAGACAATAAAAGCCGCCGCTGCGTCGCGGGCAGAAACCACCGAACGTTCGCGCGGTCTGCGTAGTAAAAGTGTCCTCGCTGcataactataaaataaaagaccGTATCCGTGGCCTGGTTGAAGAGGGGCGGGGCGGAAGCAGAAAGAGAAGCTCGTTCGCACGAGTGTCCACAGAAAGTACGGAGATAGAACGGAAAACTCGGTAGAGTGGTAGAGAGTAAACCGAAGAGCAAGGAGGAAGCCGCCTCGCTCTCTGACTCTCTGCTCTCTGCCACCGGATCGTATTAACATCTCATAGCGGCCCGTAAGCCCACGGGTCATTCTAGTATTTAACGGGCCTGCATTACGGGCCATCTAAGTATACGTCCTACCTTCTCTTCTCGAATAGGAACGTATGTAAATAGGATGCTGCGCGCGCCTGCCTGTTAATGTTCTGCTGTAGCGGTGGGATTACAGGCGCGGCTAGTGTTTTCGGCTGTTCTAAAAGAATCTAGCCGATATTGCAACGAGGTGCACACTCGAAGGACGAATACCTAGATGAAAAATTTACCGGATGCCCGAAATCGGGGCCGGGAACACGTATTCCGTGCATCCCGATGAGAATTCGGTGGAGTAAAGGGGGCATACGTGGGTGCCCGCAAGCGGGCGCCACAGCATGGCGTTTCTCTGGATGGTGCGGCGCGCGGCCGCGGCGTGTCGACCCGAGTATTAAACCATTGCATTGCCTGGGTGTAGAGCGATCGCTATAAAGCAAATGTTAACACCTATGCTCGCTCGCTCCGCTCtgttcggctcggctcggctcgatttcctcgtcccTTTTTCGCCCCCTTCTCTACTACCGTTCCCCTTGGCCGATCCCTGCTGCTCTCGCCACTCGCAGCTACGGCTGCTACCTCGTCTCGTACATGCATTACCTTCTGTAACACCTATTGGAGCCGAATGGTGGGTCAGGAGTCTCGACGTCGCGTCGTCGGTTACGAACGACAAGGGTTTCGCTTAATGTCGCGATTCGGGTCGTTTCCAAGGATTAGACGCCCCTATCGCCCTTGCGACTGCTCCTTACGATCCTTTCTGCAGTCTACAGATAACCTTTCGATACAGAGATGCCGGAATCTTGGCGAAACAATTTCGATAGGTGGGCGATCTTGAAATTCCATCTAAATGCGGGGAAAAATGGAGGGTAGAGCGAATCCAAGTAGCCGGTGGCTACGGTGGCTCTATTCATCCAAGATTCACAGACTGGGTCCGTTTCCTCGTAAATTCCACTCGTTTCCCTTCAAAGTTTCTATAACCGTGTCCGTGCGATCACCGTGCAGTTTCCGTCCCGACGTACCTGGAACTCTGCGTCATCTTTCGACCGCAGGCAGTTAAAACTTCCGGCCGGCCAGCTTGATTAGGACTTTCTCCAGCTCGATTTTCCTGGCAAATGAAGGCCAGAACGAGGGACGGTTGCGCGTCAGTTGTCGACAATGTCGAATCCAAACTTTGTCCCGTTTCCCCGGGCAAACGGAGACGATGCAGATATTCCATAAAAGTTTGCTACTTCCTCGAAAACCAACCGACCATCATCATCGATTAGCATTAACGTTGCCCGGCGACTGGTCGCGTTTCGTTTCGTCTCTGCCAAACAGCGAAAACGCCCAAAGATCGAGCGAAAACGGGGAAGCGAAGGTGGAGAAATCGGGGAGAGGAGGAGAACGGCGAACGATCGAAAACGAGGAAGGCAGGAAGGacggaaggaaagaaggaaagagggATAATTACGAGAAGACGGGCAGCTCCCGCGCATTCGATCGCCTAACCAATTCTCAGAATAAGCGAGCAATTCTCGATGTATGCGCATATTCAAGATAGTATGTTACATACGCGAGCTACTGACCGTACGTTTCGTCCGTTCCACCCCCGGGCCCTCTGGTTCGCGTACCGCTTCCACTTCTCCTCTCGGTCGTGCTCTTCTCGGTCCCTTGGAGCGTTCTACCCATCGGCAACCCTCTCGTTCCTGCCTGACGATGTGTACGCGAGTTCCCCAGAGGTATTTACATATATGGACCGCAGCGTGGCGCGCGCGCCTATCTTTTATCTTCCGTAGCAGTAATGGCGCGTCCACCTCCTTCGTACCTGGCCAGGTAAACGCCGTAAAGATAGGCATACTGGGTGAGATTGGCGTAACCTCGACGTCCAGTCACATTCAGCCGGTCCCGATACGCTATTAGGTCATTCGGTGCGTAACGCGGTCATTTTCGGCAATTGTGGCAGAGCTGCGAGTAAAAAGTGGGTATTTCTGTGAAATGGATGGACAGAGGGAGCCGGATACTTCGGGCCAGAAATGGTTCGATCGAGGGTGGATCGACTTTGGTGGCGAGGTGAGGCGAGGTGACGACGACGAGCGAACTGAGAGTCGAGATAACGATAAAACCGTGCGAGGCGTCGCGCAATTAATTCGAGCGCGAGGCGTGTTCGGATTGAAGCGGTACATAAATCTCCGATCATCGTAAATTTCGACGGCTGGAGGGTTAGAGGGGGGCGTAGGATCGGAGAGTCTTGGCGTCTCGGGCTACCATTGTCTCGACGGTGTGTGCGTATCGTTTTCTCTCACCTCGGTCGGCGCTGCTAATGAGGCACGGTGTCGTCCTTACGGATCACCCCGTAGGCACCCTTAAACATCCGGCCGGCGAATCCCGCGGGGGATTGTCCGCGCGCTACCGAGAGCAAAACGGCCTGGCCTGGCCTGGCTCGCCTCGGCTCGGCCGACCGGCCAGGGAAAAGAAAGGAGGAGGAAAGATTTCTGCATGCCCCCGAGGAACAATGCGACGCTGTTGCACCGCATTCGTCGCATTGAAATGTATTAGTGAGGTGTCTCTGGTGCGCGCATTGTGTCGCAAGAACGCGGCTGTGTCCGAACCTGTGTAAGTAGCTACAACTATATAGGTACGTAGGTACGTAGCATGGGTTTTCTTGGTTCTCTGTGTGGTGGCAATGGTGGTCGGTAGCGATGGTGCGCGGTGTGGTATGGTTTGGTATGGTGGCACGCGGTAAGCACGGCCCCGTATGCAGACAGTTTAGCGGTGACCGCCCCGCGAGTCCAGTTGTCGCGTGAAATATTGCGATTCATAAAATAAAACAGGCCTGCGGTCGAGGACGCGTAGATATAGCCGCCGGCTGCCGGTCGCCGGccgctaacccagacctaacccgccCCTCCCAGACCTCCCCATCTCCACCACCTCCCCCACCACCGTTTCTCCTGTTCTCTCCTTTTTATCCGCATCCCTTTAGCCTGGCTCTTTTCGAAAGCCCGTGTCCCCCGAAGCCCCGTCCAGGCTTCCATCCAGCATCGCCTCCGCTTCTTCTTTTCTATCGTTTTGCTTGCCTCGCTGCTCTCCCATCCCTGTCCGTCCGTCTGCTAAACCTGACTGGCTGCATCGCGCATCGCGCACCATCGCGTCGTCTCTTTATCCCGCTCTACATTCCCCATGTCGTAGAGTAttgtggggcaagagtgcgcacttacagtttagacttccctcaaatccttggtattacaccgatagcacatatcattttgtgagaaatgactactatcccttattattcgataggcagagACTATACGGGGTAAAAGAACAGAACGAGAAATTTCcacaaaagtgttttattttccaacatgcaatagttgtggtaatatagcaaaacgactaatagtttaaaattaattttttgttaatcaagGTAACAGTAATCGCACATAACATTATCCCCTTCGTAGTTTGCGCAGGCATCAGTCTTCTCGAGGATCTGTGTATTCTTCTTCGCAAGCAGGACAAATTATTCTTTCCGTAGACGTTGATGGTTGGGCTATTCTCTTTTTGGAACCGATTTGTTTTGTTCCTTTCAAACTTTTTCAGAAGTAGATGTAattttttggggattttttttacttttctaattatttatttgcacgtttgcattcagattttcttttcattgcttcatttacttcaagctgatattttaatcaaaaagttaattaaaaaggattttgaaaaaatattgtgcaataaaaaatttagcaaacattagaaataaaataaatttaatgaatttataacacCCGTCAAATTATTTTGGGGCAAAAGTTCGAATGCCACAgctacttttccattgtttaatcaatcctgttatctatGAGGAGAATTGAAAACTTCTATTAGCACTTAGcagaagaatttcagctctttcagatgacatatgaattaaaatatttactgatcaatttataggaataatattgattgCTAAAAGtgagaatattacatcagaactaacgaattcagtacttaccgcattgtacgataacaaaacgaagcacagctacacaattcgacactggtgattctaccttgattgacaattgattgtcaccattggccactgccgcaactcaaacaatgaaatttgcatagtgcgaacttttacctaccTTTACTCTACCCTGCCTCCCCGCTCCTTCTCTCTGGTCTTTGGCCACGCGTTCCTTCCCGTATTCGTCGTGGCCGGCTGAAACATGGCCAAACCGCAGGTATCGCGACGTTGGCGTCGTCCGAGGTATCGCGCGGTGAAATTTTCCGGCTGCCCGTCTATTCGCCGTACCATCCGGATACCACGCGTTCTGGAATCCGTCCCGGCCGGCCGGCGTCCGCGTAAGCGTTCGTGTCCTCGCTTCGAACAAGTACACCCCGTAAAAGCCCGTCCGACCCGGTTCTCGTAAATGTGGTAAAGAGGGAAGGAGCTGGTCCCgggaacgaaataaaaaatgccAGTAGCCTCGAGGTACTCGGGACAGCgttgttttatttaattaaattttttttccttgtcCGAACGGCGGAAAAGTAACGGATAGCCGGCCGTACGCACGCCCACGTCCCATCGTGCGTAGAAATTCGGCTCGTATCCAGCCGAAAGGATACCAATCCCCGATAACGAACAAGTCGCGATCTTCCCGTAACGAATGATCGTCGCCGCTGAACGAGAAGGCAGAAACGTCCACGTACGTTACGGTTAAGACGCTCCTCCGTTCTGGAGATTCCTCCTTTTCCGCCGACGAAATTAGCGGAGGACATGTTTATTGTAAATGAATCCTACTCCGGGAGCGGCTCGTGGAAGACTGGTACATGTTCTAGGGGTGGCGAATCGGCCGCGGCGGGACGAAGACGGAGGCagagccagagagagagagcgggacgGGGTGAGGGTAGTTTGGAGGGCGCGCGCGCTCGCTGCTCCGATTTATGCGCCCGTTACCGAGCCCTCTGGCGCAATTAAGCTCGCGTTATAATATTGTTGTTTATTCTGAGCCTCGGCTGCGAAGCGTTAACCACCCCTCTGCTCCCTGCCCACGCTGGCTCTACTGGCAACAACCAACCCTGCGATCCCCTAATCTCCCTGACGCGGCAGCTAGAATCTCTCGCTCTCACCCATTTCCTCCCTCGGCTGCCTCGCCTCGCCCCACCTCGCCCacacctcgcctcgcctcgcctcaccTCACCTCTCTCGCGGTTCCTGCCGTCAGTTCCTACTCCCTCCACATCTCGCTCTCTCTTTTGCTCTTGTCGACTTACAGCATCAGCGCCAAATGCGGGACTAACAAACCACTCCCCGGAGATCGGCACGGCAGAAACGAAATTCCGTTTTGTTTGT encodes the following:
- the LOC143374675 gene encoding uncharacterized protein LOC143374675 isoform X2, whose product is MESYEDDDDTHFCIKCHLTVHGLENYVRHRQSGCRPPDDKNVTVRVSPTTPTTVSYPEILNADAFFSSLELQSSSKSNPRRAATLLEESRKFKKDEKRKKSLKTQVDADDSTGKEKLHSMLPGVTELDDPTDHLCIPSLVGFPDIVSSAASKPTVTVTRNKLSQSMGHVAASIEGTAFPTKHEPENSLESLMTSHESKQTDRKRQEETQRIEHVHQTWLEDTILAELVANNDNKELVRYEFEYQQDEDSEDDDILEEDLGDEDSYSESDDGEDRERPPHGHTGGKWKPGLNDLPQDMSQLHDDDADPEDDHQEHPPPTYTGGKWRPTETSQMEQYEAKGNVGQPPPGHTRGKWVPGAQTDIESGYWCGPCGRKLASRLVYNRHLLSDLHARRSIREIDGVPCLPRTATLHATKRTPTRNQRTREAAEGREAKKSLRKREKEILCCEMCHARVRRAQMGKHLLSHYHCRVAGVNPRGPRARRFLLENMANVVRQCPFQCSSCRFYCNTEETFLLHWRSDLHAGTLEQIGSSYKCTPCDFWCDENDAMDSHLSSTSHRDVVSMMNGSVPVVVGRQRALPCHTCDRRFRYNFQLRMHVKETGHEGSSTASDEYQQRIKCNRCAQIVRSLVALQRHRLTCHGSKSDERGERDKSNDSAPAGGPYFCSFCSMNFSTSQEAVLHRRTSSHKEIVKARKNGQGLSSTSTMRECPHCEGKQSNLSEHKEHLLQSHPELCHRCPKCGALFALSQDVTRHTRENNCRSDKKLNAAKTAALKEEWKCSSCSFSTDSQAEFIFHTALHSGIVRADDENPGCERSLPKYSCPVCKKPFAKVSLRNHIRSHTGERPFPCAKCFVSFSRRSDLNAHQKECTGSTSSAVWSRESGRKRSFVCSECNNAFYTKHALRQHMLRHAGKKYKCGLPGCPTVLRTASELKAHRSLVHDDTPPDRRYHCSDCSYAAKTKTQLRRHRTRHEDPAAAMKSELRTCPYSGCAFKTKLASHLQRHVRLHTGTKPYKCRHCAYASNNLENLRKHVLSTNLHPGKTIYECDVCQEKTAEPFRTNFAKQLRAHLFEMHADVFPTAGQANDYVLGIFQAPRGSSVFIEESS
- the LOC143374675 gene encoding uncharacterized protein LOC143374675 isoform X1 encodes the protein MESYEDDDDTHFCIKCHLTVHGLENYVRHRQSGCRPPDDKNVTVRVSPTTPTTVSYPEILNADAFFSSLELQSSSKSNPRRAATLLEESRKFKKDEKRKKSLKTQVDADDSTGKEKLHSMLPGVTELDDPTDHLCIPSLVGFPDIVSSAASKPTVTVTRNKLSQSMGHVAASIEGTAFPTKHEPENSLESLMTSHESKQTDRKRQEETQRIEHVHQTWLEDTILAELVANNDNKELVRYEFEYQQDEDSEDDDILEEDLGDEDSYSESDDGEDRERPPHGHTGGKWKPGLNDLPQDMSQLHDDDADPEDDHQEHPPPTYTGGKWRPTETSQKMEQYEAKGNVGQPPPGHTRGKWVPGAQTDIESGYWCGPCGRKLASRLVYNRHLLSDLHARRSIREIDGVPCLPRTATLHATKRTPTRNQRTREAAEGREAKKSLRKREKEILCCEMCHARVRRAQMGKHLLSHYHCRVAGVNPRGPRARRFLLENMANVVRQCPFQCSSCRFYCNTEETFLLHWRSDLHAGTLEQIGSSYKCTPCDFWCDENDAMDSHLSSTSHRDVVSMMNGSVPVVVGRQRALPCHTCDRRFRYNFQLRMHVKETGHEGSSTASDEYQQRIKCNRCAQIVRSLVALQRHRLTCHGSKSDERGERDKSNDSAPAGGPYFCSFCSMNFSTSQEAVLHRRTSSHKEIVKARKNGQGLSSTSTMRECPHCEGKQSNLSEHKEHLLQSHPELCHRCPKCGALFALSQDVTRHTRENNCRSDKKLNAAKTAALKEEWKCSSCSFSTDSQAEFIFHTALHSGIVRADDENPGCERSLPKYSCPVCKKPFAKVSLRNHIRSHTGERPFPCAKCFVSFSRRSDLNAHQKECTGSTSSAVWSRESGRKRSFVCSECNNAFYTKHALRQHMLRHAGKKYKCGLPGCPTVLRTASELKAHRSLVHDDTPPDRRYHCSDCSYAAKTKTQLRRHRTRHEDPAAAMKSELRTCPYSGCAFKTKLASHLQRHVRLHTGTKPYKCRHCAYASNNLENLRKHVLSTNLHPGKTIYECDVCQEKTAEPFRTNFAKQLRAHLFEMHADVFPTAGQANDYVLGIFQAPRGSSVFIEESS